In Methanobrevibacter boviskoreani JH1, one DNA window encodes the following:
- a CDS encoding ABC transporter permease/substrate-binding protein: MISELINIFISQSDLFLSLTIEHLEISIIAVFLAIIIGLGLGITVSEYPRNKWILTLVNIIYTIPSIALFGFLIPVVGVGDTNAIIALTIYGLLPMVRNTYTGIKTIDPGIIEAAEGMGSTDRQILFKIKLPLALPHIMSAIRNMTVMTIALAGIASFVGAGGLGVAIYRGITTNNINLVLAGSILITIVALAIDGILAGVERLTAVGPSRKKVTRFFKNKKVIAAILIIIIAIAGYYVYDETTHATINVSTKAFTEQYIMGYMLEELIEHDTNYKVHLTNGISGGAPMIQDGMNKGDFDLHPEYDGVGWMEVLNLPGKYREENKSQLVDAYEKNYNDRWLETYGFENTYRLAVPKSIAEQYNLKTTSDLARVSNQLTFGAESDFFSRADGYDNLTKDYGLNFKDTMDLDVSLKYDAVKQGKVDCIDVYTTDGRIYDSNLTILEDDKGFFPSYYCCSVVREETLREHPDLLPVLNKLQGKISTKEMMEMNYEVDVEKKDPKEVAHNFLVKKGLI, encoded by the coding sequence ATGATAAGTGAATTAATAAATATTTTCATATCTCAGTCTGATTTATTTCTAAGCTTAACTATTGAACATCTTGAGATTTCAATTATTGCAGTTTTTTTAGCAATTATTATTGGACTTGGGCTTGGAATTACCGTAAGTGAATATCCTAGAAACAAATGGATTTTAACACTTGTAAATATTATTTATACCATTCCGTCTATTGCACTCTTCGGTTTTCTTATACCTGTTGTAGGTGTAGGTGATACAAATGCTATTATTGCACTTACTATCTATGGTCTGCTTCCTATGGTAAGAAACACCTACACTGGAATTAAGACAATTGATCCCGGTATCATTGAGGCTGCAGAGGGAATGGGTAGTACAGATAGACAGATTTTATTTAAGATTAAGCTACCTTTGGCTTTACCTCATATCATGTCAGCAATCCGTAATATGACAGTTATGACTATTGCTCTTGCAGGAATTGCATCATTCGTTGGAGCTGGAGGTCTTGGAGTAGCTATCTATCGTGGAATCACAACTAACAACATTAATCTTGTACTTGCAGGAAGTATATTGATTACCATAGTAGCTTTAGCTATTGATGGTATTCTTGCAGGTGTTGAAAGACTTACAGCTGTAGGTCCATCAAGAAAGAAAGTTACCAGATTCTTTAAGAATAAAAAAGTTATAGCTGCAATTTTAATTATTATCATTGCAATTGCAGGATATTATGTATATGATGAGACTACCCATGCAACTATTAATGTTTCTACAAAAGCATTCACTGAACAATATATTATGGGATATATGTTGGAGGAGCTAATCGAACACGATACTAATTATAAAGTACATTTAACAAACGGTATCTCTGGAGGAGCTCCGATGATACAGGACGGTATGAACAAGGGGGACTTTGATTTACATCCAGAATATGATGGTGTGGGATGGATGGAAGTATTGAATCTGCCAGGTAAGTACCGTGAGGAGAATAAATCCCAATTAGTGGATGCTTATGAGAAAAATTATAATGATCGATGGTTGGAAACCTATGGATTTGAGAATACCTATAGATTGGCGGTGCCTAAATCTATTGCGGAACAATATAACCTTAAAACCACCTCAGATCTAGCAAGGGTATCAAACCAATTAACTTTTGGTGCGGAATCCGATTTCTTTAGTAGGGCAGACGGTTATGATAATTTAACCAAAGATTATGGTCTTAATTTTAAAGATACTATGGATCTGGATGTAAGTCTTAAATATGATGCAGTTAAACAGGGAAAAGTAGATTGTATTGATGTGTATACCACTGACGGTAGGATATATGATTCAAATCTTACGATACTTGAGGATGATAAAGGATTCTTCCCATCATACTATTGTTGTTCAGTTGTAAGGGAAGAAACCCTAAGGGAGCATCCAGATTTACTTCCTGTATTAAATAAGCTTCAGGGTAAAATCTCCACAAAAGAAATGATGGAGATGAACTATGAGGTTGATGTTGAGAAGAAAGATCCTAAAGAAGTTGCTCATAACTTCTTAGTTAAAAAAGGATTAATATAG
- a CDS encoding ATP-binding cassette domain-containing protein, whose product MSEDNIIEFHHIKKSYGDNVIIPDLNLNVERGDFLTVIGSSGCGKTTMLKMINRLITPDSGEILIDSKNIEDMDLIKLRCSIGYSIQGTMLFPHLTVGENISYVPDLIEEDKKRDRKYRKGKKVEFKRSKDEKAEDEANEIEKNKRISQWLKIVGLDESILNRFPHELSGGQKQRVGIARALAASPKILLMDEPFGAVDEITRRQLQEEIKRIHRETGITIIFVTHDIGEALYLGDHVIVMDEGRINQYGKPEDILNNPATPFVEKLCERTKLVVNNKD is encoded by the coding sequence ATGAGTGAAGATAATATTATTGAATTTCATCATATTAAAAAATCATATGGGGATAATGTAATCATTCCAGACTTAAATCTTAATGTTGAAAGGGGAGATTTTCTAACTGTTATTGGAAGTTCCGGCTGTGGTAAAACAACTATGTTAAAGATGATTAATCGTCTTATAACTCCAGATAGTGGTGAAATATTAATCGATTCTAAAAATATTGAGGATATGGATTTAATTAAATTGAGATGTAGTATCGGATATTCTATTCAAGGAACTATGTTGTTTCCCCATTTAACCGTTGGTGAAAATATTTCCTATGTCCCAGATTTAATTGAAGAGGATAAAAAAAGGGACCGTAAATATAGGAAAGGTAAGAAAGTGGAGTTTAAACGTTCTAAAGATGAGAAGGCGGAAGATGAAGCCAATGAAATTGAAAAAAATAAGAGGATTTCACAGTGGTTGAAAATTGTAGGTCTTGACGAATCAATTCTTAACCGTTTTCCTCACGAGTTATCTGGTGGTCAGAAACAGAGGGTGGGAATTGCAAGAGCCCTTGCAGCCTCTCCTAAAATTCTTCTTATGGATGAACCTTTCGGTGCCGTTGATGAGATTACAAGAAGACAACTACAAGAGGAAATTAAAAGAATCCATAGGGAAACAGGTATTACAATTATTTTTGTAACTCACGACATTGGTGAGGCTTTATATCTTGGTGACCATGTTATTGTAATGGATGAAGGTAGAATCAATCAATATGGAAAACCCGAGGATATTCTGAATAATCCTGCTACACCTTTCGTTGAAAAACTCTGTGAAAGAACTAAGCTTGTTGTAAATAATAAAGATTAA
- the fbp gene encoding fructose-1,6-bisphosphate aldolase/phosphatase — translation MKTTISVIKADIGSVSGHCVSHPALMEKCDEVLNNALEESILDDYYISRCGDDIDLIMSHRNGELNEEVHRVAYNAFMEATKIARENKLYGAGQDLLSDTFSGNIKGMGPGIAEMEFKERPSDPVIIYCCDKTEPGAFNLPLYKMFADPFNTAGLVIDPKLHDGFKFEVYDVMDNKKVILNCPEELYDLLALIGSTGRYVIKRVWKKNGEIAASVSTERLNLMAGEYVGKDDPAAIVRAQSGFPAAGECNEAFAFPHMVSGWMRGSHNGPLMPVSEEYANPVRFDGPPRVIGLGFQVADAKLIGPVDIFDDPAYDETRQLASRAASYIRRHGPFEPHRLPSEDMEYTSLPGVMEKLEPRFEDMDD, via the coding sequence ATGAAAACTACTATAAGTGTTATTAAAGCTGATATTGGTAGTGTCTCAGGACATTGTGTCTCTCATCCTGCTTTAATGGAAAAATGTGATGAAGTATTAAATAATGCTTTAGAAGAATCTATTTTAGATGATTATTATATCTCCCGTTGTGGAGACGATATTGATCTTATAATGAGTCATAGAAATGGTGAACTTAATGAAGAAGTCCACAGGGTTGCATACAACGCATTTATGGAAGCAACTAAAATTGCACGTGAGAATAAATTATATGGTGCAGGTCAAGATTTATTAAGTGATACCTTCTCAGGTAATATTAAAGGTATGGGTCCAGGTATTGCTGAAATGGAATTCAAGGAAAGACCAAGTGATCCTGTAATAATTTACTGCTGTGATAAAACCGAACCTGGTGCATTTAACTTACCTCTTTATAAAATGTTTGCAGATCCATTTAACACAGCTGGACTTGTTATTGATCCTAAATTACATGATGGATTTAAATTTGAAGTTTATGATGTAATGGATAACAAAAAGGTTATTTTAAACTGTCCAGAGGAATTATATGATTTACTTGCATTAATTGGTTCCACTGGAAGATATGTAATTAAAAGGGTATGGAAGAAAAACGGAGAAATTGCAGCATCTGTAAGTACTGAAAGATTAAATTTAATGGCTGGAGAATATGTTGGTAAAGATGATCCTGCAGCTATTGTACGTGCTCAATCCGGATTCCCAGCAGCAGGTGAATGTAACGAAGCATTTGCATTCCCACACATGGTAAGTGGATGGATGAGAGGTTCCCACAATGGTCCTTTAATGCCTGTTTCTGAAGAATATGCAAATCCTGTAAGATTTGATGGACCACCTAGAGTAATCGGTTTAGGTTTCCAAGTTGCTGATGCAAAATTAATTGGACCAGTTGATATCTTTGATGACCCTGCATATGATGAAACTAGACAATTAGCTTCTAGAGCTGCAAGTTACATCAGAAGACACGGTCCTTTCGAACCACACAGATTACCATCTGAAGATATGGAATATACTTCACTTCCAGGTGTAATGGAAAAATTAGAACCTAGATTTGAAGATATGGATGATTAA
- a CDS encoding flavodoxin family protein: MKCLVINGSPRQKNTWSMVKQVESQMSSLGHVDFDEIHLKKLNIPFCNGCTNCILNGEDKCPHYDIIRGIAEKMESADCIILSSPVYVNGPTGLIKNFLDHFAYYYHRPRLFDKKALVLVSTQGSGSKDVANFLEMELDNFGVNKVFKVSLTFHGRKELDDKMIETLNRTAIDFYNDVSSGKIHNPKRSQVLQYTLWRAMANKGSIETDRNFWIEHDYLNHDYHPSVKLNILNIIIAKVVYLFFNKFIFS, from the coding sequence ATGAAATGTCTTGTAATAAATGGTAGTCCCAGGCAGAAGAATACGTGGTCAATGGTTAAACAGGTTGAATCTCAAATGTCATCATTAGGTCATGTTGACTTTGATGAAATCCACCTTAAAAAATTAAACATTCCTTTTTGTAACGGATGTACTAATTGTATTTTAAATGGTGAGGATAAGTGTCCTCATTATGATATTATTCGGGGGATTGCAGAAAAGATGGAAAGTGCAGATTGTATTATTCTATCCTCTCCAGTATATGTAAATGGACCTACGGGACTTATTAAAAATTTTCTAGATCATTTCGCATACTATTATCATAGACCAAGACTATTTGATAAGAAAGCATTGGTCTTAGTTTCAACTCAAGGTTCTGGAAGTAAGGATGTCGCCAATTTTTTGGAAATGGAATTAGACAATTTCGGTGTAAACAAGGTTTTTAAAGTTTCACTTACCTTTCATGGTAGGAAAGAACTAGATGATAAGATGATTGAAACCCTTAATAGAACAGCTATTGATTTCTATAATGATGTATCCTCTGGTAAAATCCATAACCCTAAAAGAAGTCAAGTTCTACAATATACATTGTGGAGAGCAATGGCAAATAAGGGATCTATAGAAACCGACCGTAACTTTTGGATTGAACATGATTATTTAAACCATGATTATCATCCTAGTGTTAAACTAAATATATTGAATATAATTATTGCAAAAGTAGTGTATTTATTTTTTAACAAGTTTATATTTAGCTAG
- a CDS encoding L-threonylcarbamoyladenylate synthase, which produces MKKFKLNPQNPDMNLIYKAIDILKDDGVVLYPTDTIYGLGANIFSDEAVRRIYDIKERPHEKPLSVLVHDFEAIPLIADVSNKEKILRKYLPGPYTFILYKRDIIPPVVTSYTSKVGVRIPNNKIARLLSLDFPITTTSANISDMEVQSNPDDIMKQLKKEVDLIIDVGDLKCSNPSTIIDLTKDKPKLVRKGKTK; this is translated from the coding sequence ATGAAAAAGTTTAAATTAAACCCTCAAAATCCAGATATGAATTTAATATATAAAGCCATAGATATCCTTAAGGATGATGGAGTTGTTTTATATCCAACAGACACCATTTACGGATTAGGTGCAAATATATTCTCAGATGAGGCAGTTAGAAGGATATATGATATTAAAGAAAGACCACATGAAAAGCCTTTATCAGTTTTAGTTCACGATTTTGAGGCAATACCTTTAATTGCAGATGTCTCCAATAAGGAGAAAATATTAAGAAAATATTTACCTGGCCCTTATACATTCATATTATATAAAAGGGACATAATACCTCCAGTTGTAACCTCATATACCAGCAAGGTTGGAGTCCGTATTCCCAATAATAAGATTGCAAGGTTACTTAGTTTAGATTTTCCGATTACCACAACAAGTGCCAACATATCCGATATGGAAGTTCAATCTAATCCAGATGATATTATGAAACAATTAAAAAAGGAAGTTGATTTAATTATTGATGTTGGAGATTTAAAATGTAGCAATCCTTCAACAATTATCGATTTAACTAAGGATAAACCTAAACTTGTAAGGAAGGGAAAAACCAAATAG
- a CDS encoding DUF357 domain-containing protein, whose amino-acid sequence MNDLETKEKIETDICKLERNLKQVEGIELSDLEKEVYNRAVDYKNDSKYYLKKEDFRTAFGCIEYSHGLLDAIRMVYEII is encoded by the coding sequence ATGAATGATTTAGAAACTAAAGAAAAGATTGAAACTGATATCTGTAAACTTGAAAGGAATCTAAAACAGGTTGAAGGTATTGAGTTAAGCGATTTAGAAAAAGAGGTTTACAATAGGGCGGTAGACTATAAGAATGATTCAAAATATTATTTAAAAAAGGAAGATTTCAGAACCGCATTCGGATGTATTGAATATTCTCATGGTTTGCTCGATGCTATAAGAATGGTTTATGAAATAATATAA
- a CDS encoding CpaF family protein, producing the protein MIKYDLSEDNYLDGKSSSIYSVKNQGFTLKEKTLLNNIRNQLVDLAINNKETKEIARFDDIKDMLKLSLDGSTSQEYINDLSRRFYEYINGYGIINPLVNDDNLEEIMVIGSNKPVYVYHRNYGMVKTDISFNDDEEIIRLIDSIARANYRRFDSESPIFDGKLKDGSRVNGTLPPISADGPTLTIRKFRKDPFTIIDLIKNNTLNSEIAAFLWLCIDGLGVRSSNIIISGGTSSGKTTLLNALAALINPKERIVTIEDTLELQIPHDHIVRMETRLANIEGKGEINMDSLVKNALRQRPDRIIVGEVRGSEAITLFTALNTGHSGFGTLHANSGRETITRLINPPMNVPKIMISAIDFILIEKRIYLPDGVNYRRLTELNEVVGMEEGTIQLNKLFIWNPLDDSFKNISLSSKTLEKLEDFSGLSYKNLEDEIKRRKLVFDLMAKNNLRSNKVLTKMVKMYYINSDRVLRDLSSI; encoded by the coding sequence ATTATAAAATATGATTTATCAGAAGATAATTATTTGGATGGAAAATCTTCATCAATTTATTCGGTAAAAAATCAGGGATTTACCTTAAAAGAGAAAACACTTCTTAATAATATTCGAAATCAATTAGTTGATTTGGCTATTAATAATAAAGAAACTAAGGAAATTGCAAGGTTTGATGATATAAAGGACATGTTAAAACTAAGTTTAGATGGATCTACCTCACAAGAATATATCAATGATTTGTCTAGAAGATTCTATGAATATATTAATGGTTACGGTATCATTAATCCTTTGGTTAATGATGACAATCTTGAGGAGATAATGGTCATAGGATCTAATAAGCCGGTATATGTGTATCATAGAAACTATGGTATGGTAAAGACAGATATTTCATTTAATGATGATGAGGAGATTATACGTTTAATTGATTCTATTGCAAGAGCCAATTATCGACGGTTTGACAGTGAATCTCCTATTTTTGACGGTAAACTTAAAGACGGTTCAAGAGTTAATGGTACATTACCTCCAATATCTGCTGATGGTCCAACTTTAACCATCCGTAAATTTCGAAAGGATCCATTTACTATTATAGATTTAATTAAAAATAACACATTGAATTCAGAAATCGCTGCTTTTTTATGGTTATGTATTGACGGCTTAGGTGTAAGGTCATCGAATATAATAATCTCTGGAGGTACAAGCTCTGGAAAAACCACATTATTAAATGCCCTTGCAGCTTTAATAAATCCCAAGGAAAGAATTGTTACTATTGAGGATACTTTGGAACTTCAAATTCCACATGATCATATTGTTAGGATGGAGACAAGATTAGCAAATATTGAGGGTAAGGGGGAGATCAATATGGATAGCCTTGTTAAGAATGCTTTAAGACAGAGACCAGATAGAATCATTGTGGGAGAGGTTAGAGGTTCCGAAGCTATTACTCTTTTTACAGCTTTAAACACTGGTCATTCAGGTTTTGGGACTTTGCATGCAAATAGTGGAAGGGAAACTATTACACGACTTATAAATCCTCCAATGAATGTTCCGAAGATTATGATTTCTGCTATCGATTTTATTTTAATTGAAAAAAGAATCTATTTGCCAGATGGTGTTAATTATAGGAGATTAACGGAGTTAAACGAGGTTGTGGGAATGGAGGAAGGTACCATTCAACTGAATAAACTGTTTATCTGGAATCCACTTGATGATTCCTTTAAAAATATATCTTTATCCTCAAAAACACTTGAAAAATTGGAGGATTTCTCAGGTCTTAGTTATAAAAATCTTGAAGATGAGATAAAAAGAAGAAAATTGGTTTTTGATCTAATGGCTAAAAATAATTTGAGATCTAATAAAGTCTTAACCAAAATGGTTAAAATGTATTATATTAACTCTGATAGGGTTTTAAGGGATTTATCTTCTATTTGA
- a CDS encoding type II secretion system F family protein, producing MLDGFWILIADLFLIIIESLYKFMLGFKSAVTGIKFKEINKDNIKDENNGVGKRQGDNVFKNLRDYLNLSFKNRYSYDELDGDEIRDDLLFNTLTNRISIKKIRLDSYFVKPLLFLSILLFLIISYFFSFETGLLSILIVYIVIYFIKHFEDIQKKNKYLQISKELPFVLRHMATELRSGKGLNDTLISIVNSDYTILSGEFNRLIQEVKYGKSFDDALIDMGDRINSKGFRRVVFQIISANKVGANLSNSLYVIAEDISFDMRIKFKDYAQKLNGFIMIYSFLLILAPVVLLIMLIGASTVLGDVFPSNVLYLIYCLLFPMIILFMAFLVKKLEPKI from the coding sequence ATGTTAGATGGTTTCTGGATTTTAATTGCTGATTTATTTCTAATAATTATCGAATCATTGTATAAATTTATGTTAGGGTTTAAATCAGCAGTTACAGGTATTAAGTTTAAAGAGATAAATAAAGATAATATTAAGGATGAGAATAATGGTGTTGGAAAAAGACAGGGGGATAATGTATTTAAAAATCTTAGGGATTACTTAAATTTAAGCTTTAAAAACAGATATTCCTATGATGAGTTAGATGGGGATGAGATTAGAGATGATCTTCTTTTTAATACTTTAACCAATAGAATATCCATTAAAAAAATAAGATTAGATAGTTATTTTGTTAAACCATTATTGTTTTTATCTATACTGCTGTTTCTGATTATAAGCTACTTCTTTTCATTTGAAACGGGACTTTTAAGTATTCTTATTGTTTATATTGTTATTTATTTTATTAAGCATTTTGAGGACATTCAAAAGAAAAATAAGTATTTACAAATCTCAAAGGAACTGCCATTTGTCCTAAGACATATGGCCACAGAATTAAGATCAGGTAAAGGTTTAAATGACACTTTAATAAGCATTGTCAATTCGGATTATACTATTTTATCTGGAGAATTTAATCGTTTAATACAGGAGGTTAAATATGGTAAATCTTTTGATGATGCTCTAATTGATATGGGTGATAGAATAAATTCTAAAGGATTTAGAAGGGTGGTTTTTCAAATAATCTCTGCAAATAAGGTTGGCGCTAACTTATCAAATTCCTTATACGTAATTGCTGAGGATATCTCATTTGATATGAGAATTAAGTTTAAAGATTATGCACAAAAACTAAATGGCTTTATCATGATTTATTCTTTCTTATTGATTTTGGCTCCAGTCGTTTTATTGATAATGTTAATAGGGGCATCTACGGTTTTAGGTGATGTTTTTCCATCTAATGTTTTATATCTAATCTATTGTCTGCTTTTCCCTATGATTATATTGTTTATGGCATTTTTAGTTAAAAAATTAGAACCAAAAATTTGA
- a CDS encoding DUF2162 domain-containing protein, with protein MDGMAILLQFGILAAVLVFGVKVGLASGLAHMPKKWLALIDILYFAGIMVISYICQPFSEQITSWIYGFNTWFYLIMACIMIGAGVLTIRKYKTQGKDTSRPAAIAIIAPCPCCFGAIIASILIVTPMVGMSMMNLSWMVALALVIVITLTYFVADVIIKVSKTPYPIILGNFMFFIGLYFLLSPLVIPNVMAVMTKSMAGVQISSVNALMEVLVGVVVLLVLGVYLTRRSNDDI; from the coding sequence ATGGATGGAATGGCAATATTGTTGCAATTTGGTATTTTAGCTGCTGTTCTAGTTTTTGGAGTTAAAGTAGGTCTAGCTTCTGGTTTAGCTCATATGCCTAAAAAATGGTTAGCTTTAATCGATATTTTATACTTTGCAGGGATTATGGTAATAAGCTATATATGTCAGCCATTTTCAGAACAAATCACTTCATGGATTTATGGTTTCAACACATGGTTCTATTTAATCATGGCTTGTATTATGATTGGTGCAGGTGTTCTTACTATAAGGAAATATAAAACCCAGGGTAAGGATACATCAAGACCTGCTGCTATTGCGATTATAGCTCCATGTCCATGTTGTTTCGGTGCAATTATTGCAAGTATACTTATAGTTACCCCTATGGTTGGAATGAGTATGATGAATCTAAGTTGGATGGTTGCTCTTGCTCTTGTAATAGTTATTACTCTAACTTATTTTGTTGCAGATGTTATTATTAAAGTATCAAAAACTCCATATCCAATTATTCTTGGAAATTTCATGTTTTTCATTGGTTTATATTTCTTATTGTCACCACTTGTAATTCCAAATGTTATGGCGGTAATGACTAAATCAATGGCTGGAGTCCAAATATCTTCTGTTAATGCATTAATGGAGGTACTTGTTGGAGTTGTAGTATTATTGGTTTTAGGAGTTTATTTAACTCGTAGAAGTAATGATGATATTTAA
- a CDS encoding MotA/TolQ/ExbB proton channel family protein, which translates to MAVSIPGGSFLTSLLNVISQSLLIPVLVILLICAFYVIIALGSLIAEYTSRKIVSVEEIDNLIENIDKSTTVSEAKGYILKADINKSQKKILNEILDKEELSPDSREVIATRLVEQREEIVDKRLRRTDIIVRVGPTLGLMGTLIPLGSGLAALKTGDINTLADSLIVAFDTTVVGVGAGALAYFISKIRGDWYEEYLNNLDTLTDSVLSFMKNKL; encoded by the coding sequence ATGGCAGTAAGTATTCCTGGAGGTAGTTTTTTAACTTCCCTTTTGAATGTTATATCCCAAAGTCTTTTAATTCCGGTTTTAGTTATTTTATTAATATGTGCGTTTTATGTTATTATTGCATTAGGTTCTTTAATTGCAGAATATACTTCAAGAAAAATTGTTTCAGTTGAAGAGATTGATAATCTAATTGAAAACATTGATAAGAGTACTACTGTAAGTGAGGCTAAAGGATATATACTTAAAGCGGATATTAATAAATCTCAAAAGAAGATTTTAAATGAGATTCTTGATAAAGAGGAATTATCACCTGATTCAAGAGAGGTTATCGCTACAAGGTTAGTTGAACAACGTGAGGAGATAGTTGATAAAAGACTTAGAAGAACAGATATCATTGTTCGTGTAGGTCCTACCTTAGGATTAATGGGTACTTTAATTCCTTTAGGTAGTGGTTTAGCTGCTCTCAAAACTGGAGATATTAATACCCTGGCTGATTCTCTTATTGTAGCTTTTGATACTACTGTTGTAGGAGTAGGTGCAGGCGCACTTGCTTATTTCATATCAAAAATACGTGGGGATTGGTATGAGGAATATCTCAATAATTTGGATACATTAACCGATTCTGTACTTAGTTTTATGAAAAACAAACTATAA
- a CDS encoding DUF2149 domain-containing protein — protein MVRYGRGRRRSKRQEEDPMAGTSNLVDCMLVLALGFMIMLVMSWNMQDVVFNQDMSQQQKQTTMQAMQQVAQVTQGQELNSTPETSQKSGQGYVEQGKVYKDPKTGKLIMVQGG, from the coding sequence ATGGTTAGGTATGGAAGAGGTAGAAGACGATCAAAGAGACAAGAGGAAGATCCGATGGCTGGAACTTCAAACCTTGTTGATTGTATGTTGGTTCTTGCTTTAGGATTTATGATTATGTTGGTTATGAGCTGGAATATGCAGGATGTGGTTTTTAATCAGGACATGTCTCAGCAACAAAAACAAACTACTATGCAAGCGATGCAACAGGTAGCTCAGGTAACCCAGGGTCAGGAACTCAACAGCACACCTGAAACTTCTCAAAAATCTGGTCAAGGATATGTTGAGCAGGGTAAAGTATATAAGGATCCTAAAACAGGTAAACTGATTATGGTTCAAGGAGGTTAA